One Thiobacillus sp. genomic region harbors:
- a CDS encoding universal stress protein, producing the protein MHDHEAGKTPAMHSGVSGATVESGAARHRSVPWEAPGPHAGELHYRRILALVDFSDTGAAVARRALNLARLEGAELAFLHLIDPDPSLDGGYPPPTRKEQEQGFEQAALRRLRFLSANLGADRAELLARHGQPAHSFAACIAHWQPDLVVAGDDPGYLGGRHDLLTLGRKHRNTGGLKQLLRWFMVPAGLLSGA; encoded by the coding sequence ATGCATGACCACGAGGCGGGCAAAACCCCCGCCATGCATAGCGGGGTGAGCGGGGCAACTGTTGAGTCCGGGGCCGCCAGGCACCGCTCCGTACCGTGGGAAGCCCCTGGCCCTCACGCCGGGGAGCTGCACTATCGTCGCATCCTGGCCCTGGTGGATTTCTCCGACACCGGCGCAGCCGTCGCGCGCCGCGCCCTCAACCTGGCCCGCCTGGAAGGGGCCGAGTTGGCCTTCCTGCACCTGATCGATCCCGATCCCAGCCTGGACGGCGGTTATCCGCCCCCCACCCGCAAGGAACAGGAACAGGGCTTCGAGCAGGCCGCCCTGCGCCGCCTGAGGTTCCTGAGCGCCAACCTGGGGGCCGACCGCGCCGAACTGCTGGCCCGCCACGGCCAACCCGCCCACAGCTTTGCCGCCTGCATCGCTCACTGGCAGCCTGACCTGGTGGTGGCGGGGGACGACCCGGGATACCTGGGCGGTCGCCACGATCTGCTGACCCTGGGCCGCAAACACCGCAATACGGGTGGACTCAAACAACTGCTGCGCTGGTTCATGGTCCCGGCCGGTCTGTTGAGCGGGGCGTAA
- a CDS encoding ABC transporter ATP-binding protein, with amino-acid sequence MSGENVVEIRDLHFSYENRKILDGINLSIPRGKKVAVLGASGCGKSTLLKLIMGQLRPEKGQVLVDGEDVHALDTDGLYRLRRKMGVMFQVSGLFSDLSTYENIAFPMREHTDLPEEMIRDMVLMKLHAVGLRGAHKLMPKELSGGMERRVALARAIALDPMLIMYDEPFAGLDPISLNVIAKLLRRLNDSLDTTSIVVTYDVSESLKVVDYVYFLSDGRIVAQGPTEEIIGSGDPFVHQFLHAEPDGPVHFHYPARPLEADLGFSTPA; translated from the coding sequence TTGTCCGGCGAAAACGTCGTCGAAATCCGCGACCTGCATTTCTCCTACGAGAACCGCAAGATTCTGGATGGCATCAACCTATCCATCCCCCGGGGCAAGAAGGTGGCGGTGCTGGGGGCCAGCGGCTGCGGCAAGTCCACCCTGCTGAAGCTCATCATGGGCCAACTGCGGCCCGAGAAGGGCCAGGTGCTGGTGGATGGTGAGGATGTGCACGCCCTGGACACCGACGGCCTTTACAGGCTGCGCCGGAAGATGGGCGTCATGTTCCAGGTGAGCGGCTTGTTCAGTGATCTGTCCACCTACGAGAACATCGCCTTTCCCATGCGGGAGCACACGGATCTGCCGGAGGAGATGATCCGCGACATGGTGCTGATGAAGCTCCATGCCGTGGGCCTGAGGGGCGCCCACAAGCTCATGCCCAAGGAACTGTCGGGCGGCATGGAACGCCGCGTGGCCCTGGCCCGGGCCATCGCCCTGGACCCCATGCTCATCATGTACGACGAGCCCTTCGCCGGCCTGGACCCCATCTCCCTCAATGTCATCGCCAAGCTGCTGCGGCGCTTGAATGACAGCCTGGACACCACCTCCATCGTGGTGACCTACGATGTTTCGGAGTCCCTGAAGGTGGTGGACTACGTGTACTTCCTCTCGGACGGCAGGATCGTGGCCCAGGGCCCCACGGAGGAGATCATCGGGTCCGGTGACCCCTTCGTGCACCAGTTCCTCCACGCCGAGCCGGACGGCCCGGTGCATTTCCACTACCCTGCCAGGCCCCTGGAGGCGGACCTGGGCTTCAGCACGCCGGCCTGA
- the ovoA gene encoding 5-histidylcysteine sulfoxide synthase encodes MPQHHHTTLRDFHTRNLLLDAGSPAEFRLKLLNYFEKTYDLFERLFDSFASDDTFHVQPEPLRHPHIFYFGHTTTFYINKLNVAKLIDFRINPVFEAQFAIGVDEMSWDDLNASHYDWPGVEEVRAYRAQAREVVKEVIRTVPLTLPLGWDDPLWAVLMGIEHERIHLETSSVLIRQTDLKHLKHDPFWTVCPNSGEAPVNHLLPVPGDQVILGKARDHNQYGWDNEYGHHMADVEPFKASRYLVSNGEFLEFMEAGGYREAQWWSKEGQAWLAYRKPEHPVFWVKHAANHNSHGDNGIEWRYRALLKEIPMPWDWPVDVNWLEAKAFCNWKAAVTGKSIRMPTEDEWTCLLNHSGIPDEPYWGEAGQAPGNINLEHWASSCPVDHFEFRDGFCDVVGNVWQWTETPIDAFPGFQVHPWYDDFSTPTFDNKHNLIKGGSWISTGNEANRHSRYAFRRHFFQHAGFRYVEAGPNPYHALVEQSHAGFYETDPLLAQYCEFHYGKEYLGVPNYPKACADLCLEAMADKPRGRALDIGCATGRASFELARAFEHVDGVDFTARFVRLALSLKETGQISYELPMEGEITEQRTIRLKDLGLADNGLTGLATKVDFWQGDACNLKPLFTGYDLIFAGNLIDRLYSPRRFLEQVQERLNPGGLLVLTSPYTWLSEFTAKEEWLGGFQRHGQPVTTLQGLHEVLDAHFRLVGEPRQIPFVIRETARKYQHTLAEMTVWEKR; translated from the coding sequence ATGCCCCAACACCACCACACCACCCTGCGCGACTTCCACACCCGCAACCTGCTACTGGACGCCGGCAGCCCGGCGGAGTTCCGGCTGAAGCTGCTGAACTACTTCGAGAAGACCTACGACCTGTTCGAGCGCCTGTTCGACAGCTTCGCCAGCGACGACACCTTCCACGTGCAGCCGGAACCCCTGCGCCATCCCCACATCTTCTACTTCGGCCACACCACCACCTTCTACATCAACAAGCTGAACGTGGCGAAGCTCATCGACTTCCGCATCAATCCGGTATTCGAGGCCCAATTCGCCATCGGCGTGGACGAGATGAGCTGGGACGACCTCAATGCCAGCCATTACGACTGGCCCGGCGTGGAGGAAGTGCGGGCCTACCGGGCCCAGGCCAGGGAAGTGGTGAAGGAAGTGATCCGCACCGTCCCCCTCACCCTCCCACTGGGCTGGGACGACCCTCTCTGGGCCGTGCTCATGGGCATCGAGCACGAGCGCATCCACCTGGAAACCTCCTCCGTCCTCATCCGCCAGACGGATCTCAAGCACCTGAAGCACGACCCCTTCTGGACCGTGTGCCCCAACAGCGGCGAGGCCCCCGTCAACCACCTGCTGCCCGTGCCCGGCGACCAGGTGATCCTGGGCAAGGCCCGGGACCACAACCAGTATGGCTGGGACAACGAGTACGGCCACCACATGGCGGACGTGGAGCCCTTCAAGGCCAGCCGCTACCTGGTGAGCAACGGCGAGTTCCTGGAGTTCATGGAAGCCGGCGGCTACCGGGAGGCCCAGTGGTGGAGCAAGGAAGGCCAGGCCTGGCTGGCCTACAGGAAGCCCGAGCACCCGGTGTTCTGGGTCAAGCACGCGGCCAACCACAACAGCCACGGCGACAACGGCATCGAGTGGCGTTACCGCGCCCTGCTGAAGGAAATCCCCATGCCCTGGGACTGGCCCGTGGACGTGAACTGGCTGGAAGCCAAGGCCTTCTGCAACTGGAAGGCCGCCGTCACCGGCAAGTCCATCCGCATGCCCACGGAGGACGAGTGGACTTGCCTGCTGAACCACAGCGGCATCCCGGACGAGCCTTACTGGGGCGAGGCCGGCCAGGCACCGGGCAACATCAACCTGGAGCACTGGGCCTCCAGCTGCCCCGTGGACCACTTCGAGTTCCGCGACGGCTTCTGCGACGTGGTGGGCAACGTCTGGCAGTGGACCGAGACCCCTATCGACGCCTTCCCCGGCTTCCAGGTCCATCCCTGGTATGACGACTTCTCCACCCCCACCTTCGACAACAAACACAACCTCATCAAGGGCGGCAGCTGGATCAGCACGGGCAACGAAGCCAACCGCCATTCCCGCTACGCCTTTCGCCGCCACTTCTTCCAGCACGCTGGCTTCCGTTACGTGGAGGCGGGGCCCAACCCTTATCACGCGCTCGTTGAACAATCCCACGCGGGGTTTTACGAAACCGACCCCCTGCTGGCCCAGTACTGCGAGTTCCACTACGGCAAGGAATACCTGGGTGTGCCCAACTACCCCAAGGCCTGCGCCGACCTCTGCCTGGAGGCCATGGCGGACAAACCCAGGGGCCGGGCCCTGGACATCGGCTGCGCCACGGGCCGGGCCAGCTTCGAGCTGGCCCGGGCCTTCGAGCACGTGGACGGCGTGGATTTCACCGCCCGCTTCGTTCGCCTGGCCCTGTCCCTCAAGGAAACGGGTCAGATCAGCTATGAACTGCCCATGGAGGGGGAAATCACGGAACAGCGCACCATCCGCCTGAAGGACCTGGGTCTGGCGGACAACGGGCTAACAGGCCTCGCCACCAAGGTGGATTTCTGGCAAGGGGACGCCTGCAACCTGAAACCCCTGTTCACCGGCTACGACCTCATCTTCGCCGGCAACCTCATCGACCGGCTCTACAGCCCCCGTCGCTTCCTGGAGCAGGTACAGGAACGCCTCAACCCGGGCGGCCTGCTGGTGCTCACCTCGCCCTACACCTGGCTGAGCGAGTTCACGGCTAAAGAAGAATGGCTTGGGGGCTTCCAACGCCACGGCCAGCCTGTCACGACCCTGCAGGGCCTCCACGAAGTGCTGGATGCCCATTTCCGCTTGGTGGGCGAACCCCGCCAGATTCCCTTCGTGATCCGGGAAACCGCTCGGAAATACCAGCACACCCTGGCAGAGATGACGGTATGGGAAAAAAGGTAG
- a CDS encoding SulP family inorganic anion transporter has translation MSLPSVNSLPAWARPFVPFLSWLPKVNQASVKADALAGLTGALVALPQGVAFATIAGMPPEYGLYAGMIPAVIAALFGSSWHLVSGPTTAASIVLFSVLSPHAEPGTAEYVSLALTLTFLVGVIQIAMGLAKLGSLVNFISHSVVTGFTAGAAILIATNQVKHFTGLEVARGASFADTWGMAFTHVAGIDPGIFTVGLATLLLGIAVKRWLPKWPYMIVAMLGGSALGVALTAWKGFALPTVGALPASLPPLSAPALDGDSIRAVASGVVAVTLLALTEAVSIARALAARSGQHVDGNQEFVGQGLSNLFGSFFSGYVATGSFNRSGVNYAAGAKTPIAAMLAGVFLLVLVLLVAPWAQYLPNAAMAGILFLVAWGLIDFDEILHTLKTNRMESAILVATFAGTLFLTLEEAIIIGVLMSLAIYLSRTAKPNVRVRAPNPHDKRRKFTDASHAPQCPQLRFARVDGSIYFGAVSHLREQIADQDQAMPGQKHLALIAHGINFIDKEGADFLAEEAERRRGLGGSLSLIRVKDTVQEQLAESGALKAIGGANLFDSKTEAVRELHRRLDPAACRTCKVRIFRECSTLPEEAAPTLPAGAVHA, from the coding sequence ATGTCCCTGCCGTCCGTCAATAGTTTGCCCGCCTGGGCCCGCCCCTTCGTACCCTTCCTGTCCTGGCTGCCCAAAGTGAATCAAGCCAGCGTCAAGGCCGACGCCCTGGCCGGCCTCACCGGCGCCCTGGTGGCCCTGCCCCAGGGCGTGGCCTTCGCCACCATCGCCGGCATGCCGCCAGAATACGGCCTCTACGCCGGCATGATCCCGGCGGTCATCGCCGCCCTGTTCGGTTCCTCCTGGCACCTGGTGTCCGGCCCCACCACCGCCGCCTCCATCGTGCTGTTCTCCGTGCTTTCGCCCCACGCCGAGCCGGGCACGGCGGAGTATGTGAGCCTGGCCCTCACCCTCACCTTTCTGGTGGGCGTGATCCAGATCGCCATGGGCCTGGCCAAGCTGGGCAGCCTGGTGAACTTCATCTCCCATTCCGTGGTGACCGGCTTCACCGCCGGGGCGGCCATCCTCATCGCCACCAACCAGGTGAAGCACTTCACCGGCCTGGAGGTGGCCCGGGGGGCCTCCTTCGCCGACACCTGGGGCATGGCCTTCACCCATGTCGCCGGCATCGATCCCGGCATCTTCACCGTGGGCCTGGCCACCCTGTTGCTGGGCATCGCCGTGAAGCGCTGGTTGCCCAAATGGCCCTACATGATCGTGGCCATGCTGGGGGGCTCCGCCCTGGGGGTGGCCCTGACGGCCTGGAAGGGCTTCGCCCTGCCCACGGTGGGCGCCCTGCCCGCCAGCCTGCCGCCCCTGTCCGCCCCCGCCCTGGACGGGGACAGCATCCGCGCCGTGGCCTCCGGCGTGGTGGCCGTGACCCTGCTGGCCCTCACCGAGGCGGTGTCCATCGCCCGGGCCCTGGCGGCCCGCTCCGGCCAGCACGTGGACGGCAACCAGGAGTTCGTGGGCCAGGGCCTGTCCAACCTGTTCGGCAGTTTCTTCTCCGGCTATGTGGCCACCGGTTCCTTCAACCGCAGCGGCGTCAACTATGCCGCCGGCGCCAAAACCCCCATCGCCGCCATGCTGGCGGGCGTGTTCCTGCTGGTGCTGGTACTGCTGGTGGCTCCCTGGGCCCAATACCTGCCCAACGCCGCCATGGCCGGCATCCTGTTCCTGGTGGCCTGGGGCCTCATCGACTTCGACGAGATCCTGCACACCCTCAAGACCAACCGCATGGAAAGCGCCATCCTGGTGGCCACCTTCGCCGGCACCCTGTTCCTGACCCTGGAGGAGGCCATCATCATCGGCGTGCTCATGTCCCTGGCCATCTACCTGTCGCGCACGGCCAAGCCCAACGTGCGGGTACGGGCCCCCAACCCCCACGACAAGCGGCGCAAGTTCACCGATGCCAGCCACGCGCCCCAGTGCCCCCAGCTGCGCTTCGCCCGGGTGGACGGTTCCATCTACTTCGGGGCCGTGTCCCACCTGCGGGAGCAGATCGCCGACCAGGACCAGGCCATGCCCGGCCAGAAGCACCTGGCCCTCATCGCCCACGGCATCAACTTCATCGACAAGGAAGGGGCCGACTTCCTGGCCGAAGAGGCGGAACGCCGCCGGGGCCTGGGGGGCAGCCTGTCCCTCATCCGGGTGAAGGACACGGTGCAGGAGCAACTGGCGGAAAGTGGCGCCCTGAAGGCCATCGGCGGCGCCAACCTGTTCGACTCCAAGACCGAGGCGGTGCGGGAACTCCACCGCCGCCTGGACCCGGCGGCCTGCCGCACCTGCAAGGTGCGCATCTTCCGGGAGTGCAGCACCCTTCCGGAGGAGGCGGCGCCGACCCTGCCCGCGGGAGCCGTGCATGCATGA
- the infA gene encoding translation initiation factor IF-1, whose amino-acid sequence MAKEELLEMNGVVTEVLPDARFLVTLDNGHTLVAYSAGKMRKHNIRILAGDKVSLELSPYDLSKARITYRHIENRGPATPRPRPQRRH is encoded by the coding sequence ATGGCCAAGGAAGAACTTCTTGAAATGAACGGCGTGGTGACGGAAGTGCTGCCTGACGCACGTTTTCTGGTCACCCTGGATAACGGACACACCCTGGTGGCGTACAGCGCGGGCAAGATGCGCAAACACAATATCCGCATCCTGGCGGGTGACAAGGTGTCCCTGGAGCTTTCCCCTTATGACCTGAGCAAGGCGCGCATCACCTACCGCCATATCGAAAACCGCGGTCCTGCCACGCCGCGGCCGCGCCCGCAGCGCAGGCACTGA
- a CDS encoding SAM-dependent methyltransferase: MPGYEVKYQQIAVAGGDDLVIRCLLDRQQYSDPLGEAEAAGISPANWPLFGQVWPSARKLADLMQVWDLGGRHVLEIGCGLGLASLVVHRRLGDVTASDCHPLVEAFLQANLLLNQLPAMKYLTGNWGRENPVLGEFDLIIGSDVLYERSHPEQLAGFIQAHAAQRAEVLIIDPNRGNRSSFNRCMSGYGYSLTETLLDAPLAGHIPYKGRLLHYSRGMPGTQ; this comes from the coding sequence ATGCCCGGCTACGAGGTCAAATACCAGCAAATTGCCGTGGCCGGGGGAGACGATCTGGTAATACGTTGTCTGCTGGATCGGCAGCAATATTCCGATCCCCTCGGCGAGGCCGAAGCGGCAGGCATTTCCCCCGCCAACTGGCCATTGTTTGGCCAGGTCTGGCCGTCGGCGCGCAAGCTTGCCGACCTGATGCAGGTGTGGGATCTGGGGGGGCGCCACGTGCTGGAAATCGGCTGTGGCCTGGGCTTGGCCAGCCTGGTGGTCCATCGTCGCCTGGGCGACGTCACGGCCAGCGATTGCCACCCGCTGGTGGAGGCATTCCTGCAGGCCAATCTGCTGTTGAACCAGTTGCCGGCCATGAAATACCTGACGGGCAACTGGGGGCGCGAAAACCCGGTGTTGGGCGAATTCGATCTGATCATCGGCAGCGATGTGCTCTACGAGCGCAGCCACCCCGAGCAATTGGCTGGCTTTATCCAGGCCCATGCGGCACAACGGGCCGAAGTCCTGATCATCGATCCCAACCGGGGCAACCGGAGCAGTTTCAACCGATGCATGTCCGGTTACGGCTATTCCCTGACGGAAACCCTTCTTGACGCGCCCCTGGCGGGGCACATCCCCTACAAGGGCCGCTTGTTGCACTACAGCCGGGGCATGCCCGGCACGCAGTGA
- a CDS encoding NAD(P)/FAD-dependent oxidoreductase, protein MAHIVILGAGIGGMTMAYEMREQARAQDKVTVISNHSFFQFTPSNPWVAVNWRSKDDITLPVAPYLEKKGIAFIDTGAKRVHPDQNRIELADGRQVEYDFLIIATGPKLAFDEVEGLGPAGHTQSVCHVDHAVEAGKNWESFVKDPGPIVVGAVQGASCYGPAYEFAMIMDTDLRKRRIRSKVPMTFVTAEPYIGHLGLGGVGDSKGLMEAAMRHRHIKWICNAKVTRVEAGRMYVAEHDENGQVKKEHELPFRYSMMLPAFKGIDAVFGIEGLTNPRGFIVADPYQRNPKFSNVYSVGVCVAIPPVEATPVPTGTPKTGYMIETMVTATAHNIRAVLDGKEPDQKATWNAVCLADFGDTGAAFVALPQIPPRNVNWFKEGKWVHLAKVAFEKYFIRKMKKGTTEPLYEKYVLGVLGIKKLH, encoded by the coding sequence ATGGCACACATCGTCATTCTCGGCGCCGGCATCGGCGGCATGACCATGGCCTACGAAATGCGCGAGCAGGCCCGCGCCCAGGACAAGGTCACGGTAATTTCCAACCATTCCTTCTTCCAGTTCACCCCCTCCAACCCCTGGGTGGCGGTGAACTGGCGTTCCAAGGACGACATCACCCTGCCGGTGGCGCCCTATCTGGAAAAGAAGGGCATCGCCTTCATCGACACCGGCGCCAAGCGGGTGCACCCGGACCAGAACCGCATCGAACTGGCGGATGGGCGCCAGGTGGAGTACGACTTCCTGATCATCGCCACCGGCCCCAAGCTGGCCTTCGACGAGGTGGAAGGACTGGGGCCGGCGGGCCACACCCAGTCGGTCTGCCACGTGGACCACGCGGTGGAGGCGGGCAAGAACTGGGAGAGCTTCGTGAAGGACCCCGGGCCCATCGTCGTCGGCGCTGTCCAGGGTGCCTCCTGCTACGGCCCGGCCTACGAGTTCGCCATGATCATGGACACCGACCTCAGGAAGCGCCGCATCCGCAGCAAGGTGCCCATGACCTTCGTCACCGCCGAACCCTACATCGGCCACCTGGGCCTGGGGGGCGTGGGGGATTCCAAGGGCCTGATGGAAGCGGCCATGCGCCACCGCCACATCAAGTGGATCTGCAACGCCAAGGTCACCAGGGTGGAAGCGGGCAGGATGTATGTGGCCGAGCATGACGAGAACGGCCAGGTGAAGAAGGAGCACGAGCTGCCGTTCAGATACTCCATGATGCTGCCCGCCTTCAAGGGTATCGACGCGGTGTTCGGCATCGAGGGCCTGACCAACCCGCGCGGCTTCATCGTCGCCGACCCCTACCAGCGCAACCCCAAGTTCTCCAACGTGTATTCGGTGGGCGTGTGCGTGGCCATCCCGCCCGTGGAGGCGACTCCGGTACCCACCGGCACGCCCAAGACCGGCTACATGATCGAGACCATGGTCACCGCCACGGCCCACAACATCCGCGCCGTGCTGGACGGCAAGGAGCCGGACCAGAAGGCCACCTGGAACGCGGTCTGTCTGGCGGACTTCGGCGACACCGGTGCCGCCTTCGTGGCTCTGCCCCAGATACCGCCCCGCAACGTGAATTGGTTCAAGGAGGGCAAGTGGGTGCACCTGGCCAAGGTGGCGTTCGAGAAATACTTCATCCGCAAGATGAAAAAGGGCACCACCGAGCCCCTGTACGAGAAATACGTGCTGGGGGTGCTGGGTATCAAGAAGCTCCACTAA
- a CDS encoding sigma 54-interacting transcriptional regulator, translating to MPHVRLQDLIEAHDQPFVVIDDQYRITAANQHYCQAYGVALEDILKRRCHEVSHHSPRPCHENGEDCPHQTLFRTGQATVVLHTHYHADGEPERTRIRGHAIRGVDGALYLGEILYPLEVEAELGCEEMRMVGHSPAFLACVDNLARVADCEASVLLHGESGVGKELAARFVHDRSPRAAGPFIAINCAAVPEHLFETELFGHEKGAFTGSTGQKKGLYELTDGGTLFLDEVAEIPLALQAKLLRVLESGEFRRVGGTTPLNANVRVVSATNRGLLGMVDQKRFRQDLYYRLAGIEVTLPPLRDRREDIPALAEALLERMAKNGRVFRLERAAAQQLKRHDFPGNVRELRNLLQRAALMSRDGIIRENDLALTNAAAATQTPRPPQATPTIPAKRLEDVEREYIRDLLAQHGGHRRTVAALMGVTERTLYRKLQKHRLA from the coding sequence ATGCCCCACGTCCGGCTCCAGGACCTCATCGAAGCCCACGACCAGCCCTTCGTGGTCATCGACGACCAGTACCGTATCACCGCCGCCAACCAGCACTATTGCCAGGCCTACGGCGTGGCCCTGGAGGACATCCTCAAGCGCCGCTGCCACGAGGTCTCCCACCACTCGCCCCGCCCCTGCCACGAGAACGGCGAGGACTGCCCTCATCAGACCCTGTTCCGGACCGGCCAGGCCACCGTGGTGCTGCATACCCACTATCACGCCGACGGCGAGCCGGAGCGCACGCGCATCCGGGGCCACGCGATTCGTGGCGTCGACGGCGCCCTGTACCTGGGGGAGATCCTCTATCCCCTGGAAGTGGAGGCGGAACTGGGCTGCGAGGAGATGCGCATGGTGGGACACTCGCCGGCCTTCCTGGCCTGTGTGGACAACCTGGCGCGGGTTGCGGATTGCGAGGCCTCCGTCCTGCTCCACGGCGAGAGCGGCGTGGGCAAGGAACTGGCCGCCCGCTTCGTGCACGACCGCTCCCCCCGTGCCGCCGGGCCATTCATCGCCATCAACTGCGCGGCGGTGCCGGAACACCTGTTCGAGACGGAGTTGTTCGGCCACGAAAAGGGCGCCTTCACCGGCAGCACCGGCCAGAAGAAAGGCCTGTACGAACTGACTGACGGGGGCACCCTGTTTCTCGACGAAGTGGCCGAGATCCCCCTCGCCCTCCAGGCCAAGCTGTTGCGGGTGCTGGAGTCGGGGGAGTTCCGGCGCGTGGGCGGCACCACCCCTCTGAACGCCAACGTGCGCGTGGTGTCCGCCACCAATCGCGGCCTGCTGGGCATGGTGGATCAGAAGCGCTTCCGCCAGGACCTCTACTACCGGCTGGCGGGCATCGAAGTCACCCTGCCGCCCCTGCGGGATCGTCGGGAGGACATCCCCGCCCTGGCCGAGGCCTTGCTGGAGCGCATGGCCAAGAATGGCCGCGTGTTTCGCCTGGAGCGCGCCGCCGCCCAGCAATTGAAGCGCCATGACTTCCCCGGCAACGTGCGGGAACTGCGCAACCTGCTCCAGCGCGCCGCCCTCATGTCCCGGGACGGGATCATCCGGGAAAACGACCTCGCCCTGACCAATGCCGCGGCCGCGACGCAGACTCCCCGCCCGCCCCAGGCCACCCCCACCATCCCAGCCAAGCGCCTGGAAGACGTGGAGCGGGAGTACATCCGCGACCTGCTCGCCCAGCACGGCGGACACCGGCGCACCGTGGCCGCCCTGATGGGCGTGACGGAACGTACCCTGTACCGCAAACTGCAAAAACACCGCCTGGCCTGA
- a CDS encoding putative C-S lyase: MRSSFDFDTPISRLDSHSVKYGLRRVKFGRKDVMPLWVADMDFAAPPCVQQALAERVAHPIYGYTLADAAVFEAIMDWQWRRHGWRVEKEWITLLPGVVPSLDLCVQALTLPGASVVVQPPVYNPIFESAERNDRQVIRNPLRWLDGRHEMDFEQLEAAITPDTRLLQLCSPHNPGGRVWRREELERLGAICAHHDLTLISDEIHADLVFPGSKHLPIASLNPDLAARTITLNSPGKTFNIAGLNTSYAITPDPGLRARLHDAVHRLHLEGPNLFGLTALKAAYREGEPWLAALLDYLKGNVGLTCAYIAEQLPRVKCTGPEATFLLWLDCRELGLDDAALRQRLVDSGLGLSPGTQFGPEGSGFMRMNVALPRSELGMALDRLGQALG, from the coding sequence TTGCGTTCCAGCTTCGACTTCGACACCCCCATCTCCCGCCTGGACAGCCACAGCGTCAAGTACGGCCTGCGGCGGGTGAAGTTCGGACGCAAGGACGTGATGCCCCTCTGGGTGGCGGACATGGACTTCGCCGCCCCACCCTGCGTGCAACAGGCCCTGGCGGAACGAGTGGCCCACCCCATCTACGGCTACACCCTGGCGGATGCCGCCGTTTTCGAGGCCATCATGGACTGGCAATGGCGCCGCCACGGCTGGCGGGTGGAAAAGGAATGGATCACCCTGCTTCCGGGCGTGGTGCCCAGCCTGGACCTATGTGTGCAGGCACTCACTCTTCCTGGTGCATCGGTGGTGGTGCAGCCCCCGGTCTACAACCCCATCTTCGAAAGCGCCGAGCGCAACGACCGCCAGGTCATCCGCAATCCCCTTCGCTGGCTGGATGGGCGCCATGAAATGGATTTCGAGCAACTGGAAGCGGCCATCACCCCGGATACGCGCCTGCTCCAGCTTTGCAGTCCCCACAACCCCGGCGGCCGGGTCTGGCGGCGGGAGGAACTGGAACGCCTGGGTGCAATCTGCGCCCACCACGATCTCACCCTCATCAGCGACGAAATCCACGCCGACCTGGTCTTCCCCGGAAGCAAGCACTTACCCATCGCCAGTCTCAATCCGGACCTGGCCGCACGCACCATTACCCTCAACTCCCCGGGCAAGACCTTCAACATCGCCGGCCTCAATACCTCCTATGCCATCACCCCCGACCCCGGCCTGCGGGCAAGGCTCCACGACGCCGTTCACAGGCTCCACCTGGAAGGCCCCAACCTGTTCGGCCTCACGGCACTGAAGGCGGCGTACCGGGAAGGCGAACCCTGGCTGGCGGCCCTGCTGGACTACCTGAAGGGGAACGTCGGGCTGACCTGTGCCTACATAGCAGAGCAGTTGCCCCGGGTGAAATGCACAGGCCCGGAAGCCACCTTCCTCCTGTGGCTGGATTGCAGGGAGTTGGGTTTGGACGATGCTGCTTTGCGCCAGCGCCTTGTCGACTCAGGCCTGGGCCTGAGTCCCGGCACCCAGTTCGGGCCCGAGGGAAGCGGATTCATGCGGATGAACGTGGCCCTGCCCAGGAGTGAGTTGGGTATGGCCCTGGATCGCCTGGGCCAGGCATTGGGCTGA